A region of Candidatus Omnitrophota bacterium DNA encodes the following proteins:
- a CDS encoding sigma-70 family RNA polymerase sigma factor yields MEPSLLIKKCLEKDQNAWDHFIKSYTPIVRKGIIRRLKDYGIRPAHDHVNDIVQEVFLYLWEKDKLSQLRHIEALRSWLSIIAFNTASNYCKKVFFRERSAQARSLEERPDGDLGLCLLDIIPDPRECPDQKTELADLRARLREKLSDMPPRTRLALTFSLLDGLSQKEIASIMNLPRGTISAMICRGRRVLSEKICDHP; encoded by the coding sequence ATGGAACCGTCTTTATTGATAAAAAAATGCCTGGAAAAAGACCAGAACGCCTGGGATCATTTCATAAAGAGCTACACCCCGATCGTAAGAAAAGGCATCATCCGGCGTCTGAAGGATTACGGGATAAGACCGGCACATGACCACGTGAACGACATAGTACAGGAGGTTTTCCTGTATCTCTGGGAAAAAGATAAATTATCGCAATTAAGGCATATTGAGGCACTCAGGTCATGGCTGTCGATAATAGCGTTCAATACCGCGTCGAACTATTGCAAAAAAGTCTTTTTCAGGGAAAGGTCAGCGCAGGCGCGTTCCCTTGAAGAACGACCGGACGGCGACCTGGGCCTGTGTCTTCTGGATATAATACCTGATCCCCGGGAATGTCCGGATCAAAAAACGGAACTCGCGGACCTGCGCGCGCGGCTCCGCGAAAAACTAAGCGATATGCCGCCGAGAACGCGGCTCGCGCTCACTTTCTCTCTTTTAGACGGCCTTTCCCAAAAGGAGATCGCCTCCATCATGAACCTTCCACGCGGCACTATCTCAGCCATGATATGCAGGGGCAGGCGTGTTCTATCGGAAAAAATATGCGATCACCCTTAA
- a CDS encoding alginate export family protein: protein MQKTNTHLKMLASRQALNFCLSLLFCLSSFPLTCFSQSDEASSLRLQEQDRQISDEENRQLKVTERAPLAGAEKDFALDYGIWLMADYRHYNNIDNDKQVEDWIKDIYTADARLWVNAMYYDMFMIYGRLKTTYIWKPNVSSAYNGIGDDLEGPKVDSLYGQLFLHNRYNIPLSVRVGRQFLTLGRGITYSDMHDGVEMRYQIGKRFNVKTFVSKTKEFDNNIDYSVPGYTDEGDRHFFGAEASFIAGNMVFYAYTLVQRDLSHENPTDHTQNYTYDSEYVGIGGLGRSGDLSYWFEVIKEYGKSYTDAAQTNLARKDIDAWAFDIGAKYSIDAYSHPKVDVEMAYGSGDKERSRVTNTSGGNVSGRDTNFMYFGVFNAGYALAPRLSNMYIYKVEASCKPIEFMPYIGENVAVGAKYFLYRKDEKLGGIYDVDATESDPDIGQELDFYLHWKVYENFYFSAKYGIFYPGAAYPHGRRTPSEYFYARVRMIV, encoded by the coding sequence ATGCAAAAAACTAATACACACCTCAAAATGTTGGCATCACGTCAGGCATTGAACTTTTGTCTATCGCTATTATTTTGCCTATCTTCTTTTCCTCTTACCTGTTTTTCCCAGAGCGATGAGGCCTCCTCCCTGAGACTTCAGGAGCAGGACAGGCAGATATCCGATGAGGAGAACCGCCAGCTGAAGGTTACCGAGAGAGCCCCCCTTGCGGGTGCCGAAAAGGATTTTGCCCTGGATTACGGCATATGGCTGATGGCGGACTATCGCCACTATAACAACATAGACAACGACAAACAGGTAGAAGACTGGATCAAGGACATATATACGGCTGACGCGCGCTTATGGGTCAACGCCATGTATTACGATATGTTCATGATATACGGCCGCCTTAAGACAACTTATATATGGAAACCTAACGTAAGTAGCGCGTACAACGGTATAGGCGACGACCTGGAAGGGCCTAAAGTGGACTCCCTGTATGGCCAGCTTTTCCTGCACAACAGGTACAATATCCCGCTTTCGGTCCGGGTAGGCAGGCAATTCCTCACGCTGGGCCGGGGCATCACCTACAGCGACATGCACGATGGCGTGGAAATGCGTTACCAGATAGGCAAAAGATTTAACGTCAAGACCTTCGTTTCGAAGACAAAAGAGTTCGACAACAATATTGATTACAGCGTACCCGGATATACTGACGAAGGCGACAGGCATTTTTTCGGGGCGGAAGCATCTTTCATCGCCGGGAACATGGTCTTCTACGCTTACACACTTGTCCAGCGGGACCTTTCCCATGAAAACCCTACCGACCACACCCAGAACTATACATACGACTCGGAATACGTCGGCATAGGTGGCCTTGGCCGGAGCGGCGACCTTTCGTACTGGTTCGAGGTGATCAAGGAATATGGTAAAAGCTATACCGACGCCGCCCAGACGAACCTGGCCAGGAAGGACATAGATGCCTGGGCATTTGATATCGGGGCTAAATATTCCATCGATGCGTATTCTCACCCCAAGGTCGACGTGGAAATGGCGTACGGCTCCGGGGACAAAGAACGTTCAAGGGTGACCAACACCAGCGGAGGCAACGTATCAGGGCGCGACACTAATTTCATGTATTTTGGCGTGTTCAACGCGGGCTATGCCCTGGCGCCAAGGCTTTCTAACATGTACATATATAAGGTCGAGGCCAGCTGTAAACCGATCGAGTTCATGCCATACATAGGCGAGAACGTGGCTGTAGGCGCGAAATATTTTCTGTATCGAAAGGATGAGAAACTCGGCGGCATATATGACGTTGACGCTACTGAATCCGATCCGGACATAGGACAGGAGTTGGATTTTTATCTGCACTGGAAGGTTTATGAGAATTTCTATTTCTCGGCTAAATACGGGATATTCTATCCGGGAGCGGCATATCCACATGGCAGGAGGACACCTTCGGAATATTTCTACGCGAGGGTCCGGATGATCGTCTGA
- a CDS encoding diguanylate cyclase, which produces MFMKSLGVVYRYLTRGLLPRSLALAVLLSLVYFHLIFPMKTARTFNLRLFDIFYKLSLDMRPQEAPLEDVVIVSIDDESMRDLNVRWPWPRGMIAGAIKNLAEKKPAAMSVDLVFIGESEDKEQDLILAKVLGESDNIYIASYFGADGRYVVPEKLIANSATGFGFVNKPRDADNSVRRMRPYVLARNGKIIDHSIGVKVASQYTGQSIDGLVENMPILKDNTVYINYFADNKKIKTIPVWKVLRGKIEKAEIENKIVFVGVTSEVFHDIYQSPVGIVPGVFIGANEALTYITGQFMVHDDRKMDLCAVLVFGLFAILVSMRLPAFPGLVAIVLEAAVFSAISTWLMARNVIIEYFGVFFVIISVFVIIYSIRYVRLTLENMWLRKEAVTDGLTRLYAYRYFEVSLKRELKRARSSGGYLGLAIYDLDHFKNINDTYGHEFGNKILKDVSRIMLYNSKGADTVARYGGEEFCVIMLGIKPDDAKNAVERIRHKIQEARFQTNNGDEVGITISAGIATIEDIDTDQYMDFVRAADTALYKSKDNGRNRSTMYRDIKEG; this is translated from the coding sequence ATGTTCATGAAAAGCTTAGGCGTAGTATATAGATACCTGACCAGGGGGCTTCTTCCCAGGTCCCTGGCACTGGCGGTGTTGCTTTCCCTTGTGTATTTCCACCTCATATTCCCGATGAAGACCGCAAGGACGTTCAACTTGCGTTTATTCGACATCTTTTACAAGCTCAGCCTGGATATGAGGCCGCAAGAGGCGCCCCTTGAGGATGTGGTCATCGTGTCGATCGACGATGAATCAATGAGGGACCTTAACGTGAGATGGCCCTGGCCCAGGGGGATGATCGCCGGAGCGATAAAGAACCTCGCGGAGAAAAAGCCCGCTGCTATGAGCGTTGACCTTGTCTTTATCGGAGAAAGTGAGGACAAGGAGCAGGACCTCATACTGGCGAAAGTGCTCGGGGAGTCGGATAACATATATATTGCTTCGTATTTCGGGGCCGACGGCAGGTATGTCGTGCCCGAAAAGCTTATCGCGAACAGCGCGACAGGGTTCGGCTTTGTGAACAAGCCCAGGGACGCGGATAATTCAGTGAGGCGCATGAGGCCTTATGTGCTTGCGCGTAACGGGAAGATAATAGATCATTCCATAGGCGTAAAGGTGGCTTCACAATATACCGGACAGAGCATAGACGGTCTTGTCGAAAATATGCCTATCCTCAAGGATAACACGGTATACATAAATTATTTCGCGGACAACAAAAAAATAAAGACCATCCCCGTGTGGAAAGTCCTGAGGGGGAAGATAGAAAAGGCCGAGATAGAGAACAAGATAGTTTTTGTCGGGGTCACTTCCGAAGTGTTCCACGATATATACCAGTCCCCGGTGGGGATAGTTCCGGGGGTGTTCATAGGCGCGAATGAGGCCCTTACTTACATTACGGGCCAGTTCATGGTGCATGATGACAGGAAGATGGATCTTTGCGCGGTCCTTGTTTTTGGCCTGTTCGCTATCCTGGTAAGCATGCGGCTGCCGGCTTTTCCGGGTCTTGTCGCTATTGTCCTGGAGGCGGCGGTCTTTTCGGCTATCAGTACATGGCTCATGGCCAGGAACGTGATAATAGAATACTTTGGTGTGTTTTTCGTGATAATATCGGTGTTCGTTATCATATATTCCATAAGGTATGTGCGTCTTACTCTCGAGAACATGTGGCTAAGGAAAGAAGCGGTAACTGATGGCCTGACACGACTGTACGCGTACCGGTATTTTGAGGTCAGCCTTAAACGCGAACTGAAAAGGGCCAGGAGTTCCGGCGGGTACCTGGGTTTGGCAATATACGACCTGGACCATTTCAAGAACATCAACGATACTTATGGCCACGAGTTCGGCAACAAGATCCTCAAGGACGTATCGCGTATAATGCTATACAACTCAAAAGGGGCCGATACCGTAGCCAGGTATGGCGGTGAGGAGTTCTGCGTCATCATGCTCGGGATAAAGCCGGACGACGCTAAGAACGCGGTCGAACGTATACGGCATAAGATACAGGAAGCGAGATTTCAGACCAACAACGGCGACGAGGTCGGGATAACGATAAGCGCGGGGATAGCTACCATAGAAGATATAGATACCGACCAGTATATGGATTTCGTGCGCGCGGCGGATACAGCGCTTTACAAGTCCAAGGACAATGGCAGGAACAGAAGTACCATGTATCGGGATATTAAAGAGGGGTAG
- a CDS encoding YifB family Mg chelatase-like AAA ATPase: MLSKTRSACNTGVEACAVDVEVDISGGLPCFTVVGLPDTAIKESRDRIRSAIRNSGFHFPSTRVTVNLSPADTKKEGAGLDLPIAIGVLACEDIVDVACLEGTAFVGELSLNGRLKPLRGALSAALALKDRCKAIILPAANAEEASHIKGVEIYGARGLREVIDHLKGLDLITPAEPVREDASAASNTYPDMRDVKGQEHVKRALEVAASGGHNILMIGPPGSGKSMLAKRFPGILPDLSHDERLEATNIHSISGLLKNGSLIRERPFRSPHHTISYAAMVGGGTSPMPGEITLSHHGVLFLDEFPEFRRDVLETLRQPMETGEVTITRVQRSSTYPSRFLLIAAMNPCPCGYFTDPRKQCHCSAHQIQKYLSKISGPLLDRIDIHVEVPRLSYENLSGRRTGESSTNIKERVLAARNIQSSRFGPERVNANMGPKDIETYCKISDEAEKLLKTAILELGISARAYHKILKISLTIADMDSSDIVTTQHISEAIGYRTLDRGIWH; the protein is encoded by the coding sequence ATGCTTTCTAAGACCAGATCCGCGTGCAATACAGGCGTCGAGGCCTGCGCGGTGGACGTTGAAGTGGACATCTCAGGTGGCCTGCCCTGCTTTACAGTGGTCGGCCTGCCAGATACCGCGATAAAAGAAAGCCGCGACAGGATACGCTCAGCGATCAGGAACTCCGGATTCCATTTCCCGTCGACAAGAGTAACGGTCAACCTGTCCCCGGCAGACACCAAAAAAGAAGGGGCCGGGCTGGACCTGCCGATAGCCATCGGGGTGCTCGCCTGCGAGGATATCGTGGACGTGGCCTGTCTGGAAGGAACAGCTTTCGTCGGGGAGCTTTCCCTCAACGGCAGGTTAAAACCGTTACGCGGGGCCCTTTCGGCCGCGCTGGCGCTAAAGGACAGGTGCAAAGCCATAATACTCCCCGCGGCTAACGCCGAGGAGGCCTCGCACATAAAAGGAGTGGAGATCTATGGCGCGCGCGGTCTGAGGGAGGTCATAGACCACCTGAAAGGGCTCGACCTGATAACACCCGCGGAACCCGTACGGGAAGACGCGTCCGCCGCAAGCAATACCTATCCTGATATGCGCGACGTAAAAGGCCAGGAACATGTGAAACGCGCGCTTGAGGTCGCCGCGTCGGGTGGACATAATATACTAATGATCGGGCCACCCGGTTCCGGGAAAAGCATGCTGGCTAAAAGATTTCCCGGTATTCTCCCGGACCTTTCCCATGATGAACGTCTTGAGGCCACGAACATCCACAGTATATCGGGCCTGTTGAAAAACGGTTCCTTGATCAGGGAGCGTCCTTTCCGCTCGCCGCATCACACTATCTCTTATGCCGCGATGGTCGGTGGCGGTACCAGCCCCATGCCGGGAGAGATAACGCTCTCCCACCACGGGGTGCTCTTCCTGGATGAATTCCCGGAGTTCAGGAGGGACGTCCTTGAGACATTGCGACAACCTATGGAAACCGGTGAGGTGACCATAACACGGGTACAGAGGTCCAGCACTTATCCTTCAAGGTTCCTCCTGATAGCCGCGATGAACCCGTGTCCATGCGGATATTTTACCGACCCGCGCAAACAGTGTCACTGCAGCGCGCACCAGATACAAAAATACCTGTCCAAGATATCAGGGCCCCTTCTGGACCGTATCGACATACATGTCGAGGTCCCCCGGCTCTCCTACGAGAACCTTTCCGGACGCAGGACGGGAGAAAGCTCTACGAACATAAAAGAACGTGTACTTGCCGCGAGGAACATACAAAGTTCAAGGTTTGGACCGGAACGCGTTAACGCGAATATGGGGCCAAAAGACATTGAAACGTATTGCAAAATATCGGATGAAGCGGAGAAATTGCTCAAAACAGCTATACTTGAACTGGGCATAAGTGCACGAGCCTATCACAAGATCTTGAAAATATCTCTAACTATTGCTGATATGGATAGTTCTGATATTGTTACTACCCAGCATATTTCAGAAGCCATCGGATATAGAACACTTGACCGGGGCATATGGCATTGA
- a CDS encoding PDZ domain-containing protein: MRHITKISTYRIAAAIFICFFICPDVSYGDTVVMADNERVKGVVVEEYRDRIVISTMDGEKEIMRSDINNIIYDLEEQNLTSVGDYYQDAGKYEKAYYYYSKALEVNPNYKKAREALNHVGTYIQLTGRRRKLDHVRRLNEEMTGLRSPVSSGDESRESRLEEGLGIGIRNARESFKIDKVVIGSPASKAGLKKGDILSAAWGRAIGYMEPDEVMDKLLTPGVMDINITIVRPLKIDLSMATKSYGNLLGVKLGFSEMEGLMIEKVKEGSAAANAGIEPGDIIMAVDGKSSRYMDIRDVEKAIDSHKNNAISLEIKRDIVIWKKFNNDDMMI, translated from the coding sequence ATGAGACATATAACTAAAATTTCGACATATAGGATAGCGGCCGCTATATTCATCTGCTTTTTCATATGTCCCGATGTATCATATGGAGATACCGTGGTCATGGCGGATAATGAACGTGTAAAAGGCGTTGTCGTAGAGGAATACAGGGACAGGATAGTAATATCCACGATGGACGGCGAGAAAGAGATCATGCGTTCGGATATCAATAATATTATATATGACCTGGAAGAACAGAACCTCACAAGCGTAGGGGATTATTACCAGGATGCCGGCAAATACGAAAAAGCGTATTATTATTACAGCAAGGCGCTCGAGGTCAACCCGAACTATAAGAAGGCCAGGGAGGCGTTGAACCATGTCGGGACATATATACAGCTTACCGGCAGACGCCGGAAGCTTGACCATGTCCGCAGGCTCAATGAGGAGATGACGGGCTTGCGTTCCCCGGTATCTTCCGGGGACGAGAGCAGGGAAAGCAGGCTCGAGGAGGGGCTGGGCATCGGCATCAGGAACGCCAGGGAATCTTTCAAGATAGACAAGGTCGTAATAGGGTCCCCGGCGTCCAAGGCGGGACTTAAAAAAGGAGATATACTTTCGGCGGCGTGGGGAAGAGCTATTGGATATATGGAGCCGGACGAAGTGATGGACAAACTCCTTACCCCGGGCGTTATGGACATAAATATCACGATCGTAAGGCCCCTGAAGATCGATCTTTCCATGGCCACCAAAAGTTATGGGAACCTGCTGGGAGTAAAACTGGGGTTTTCCGAGATGGAAGGTCTTATGATCGAGAAGGTCAAAGAAGGGAGCGCGGCGGCCAACGCGGGGATCGAGCCTGGAGATATAATCATGGCCGTGGACGGGAAGTCTTCAAGATATATGGATATCCGGGACGTGGAAAAAGCGATAGATTCCCACAAGAACAACGCTATTTCCCTGGAAATAAAAAGGGACATAGTCATATGGAAAAAATTCAACAATGACGATATGATGATATAA
- a CDS encoding Hint domain-containing protein, translating into MKLATYICVALFASLLVLPILGMTNMTSYADDWYEAEEASCLDFAAVSGIKMQAERTDKTAQFTPGAEVSEEKNVGLQTAMLDRESIQRTIAFQFSAPVVRMDEPVDTGHWFTMPGGCAGDDTQVWIGPGDSDPVITCVPICFGGLTQVATDKGIKYISEIMPGEMVLGKDGFSEVLEVQVSEGKPELEINGIKATPNHPFIMADGEIRPAGELAPGDMLFNGKMVESVTPVPTEENSYNLIVRSGTYYVGDMLVSSAVDDHAK; encoded by the coding sequence ATGAAGCTGGCCACCTACATATGTGTAGCGTTATTCGCTAGCCTGCTAGTACTGCCCATACTGGGCATGACTAACATGACTTCTTACGCGGACGACTGGTATGAAGCGGAAGAAGCCAGCTGTCTGGATTTTGCGGCCGTATCAGGCATTAAGATGCAGGCGGAAAGAACAGACAAGACGGCGCAGTTCACCCCCGGAGCGGAAGTTTCCGAGGAAAAGAACGTAGGCCTGCAGACAGCGATGCTGGATCGGGAATCCATCCAGAGAACGATAGCCTTCCAATTCAGCGCGCCCGTTGTACGGATGGATGAACCCGTAGATACTGGCCACTGGTTCACTATGCCCGGAGGATGCGCCGGCGACGACACCCAGGTATGGATAGGCCCCGGGGACTCGGATCCCGTCATAACCTGCGTACCGATATGTTTCGGCGGTTTGACCCAGGTAGCTACGGATAAAGGCATAAAATATATCTCGGAGATCATGCCGGGAGAGATGGTACTCGGCAAGGATGGTTTTTCAGAGGTACTGGAAGTACAAGTCTCCGAAGGCAAACCCGAACTCGAGATAAACGGCATAAAAGCCACACCGAACCATCCGTTCATAATGGCGGACGGCGAGATAAGACCCGCCGGAGAACTCGCCCCAGGCGACATGCTGTTCAACGGTAAAATGGTCGAGAGCGTTACTCCCGTCCCGACCGAAGAGAACTCGTATAACCTTATTGTAAGAAGCGGCACCTATTATGTCGGCGACATGCTTGTCTCAAGCGCCGTCGATGACCACGCGAAATAA
- a CDS encoding diguanylate cyclase, whose amino-acid sequence MKKTRRILVIGGADNINAVLRACLDNTPGYDVEYDITGVPELSRITRCSPDMILIDMSAPGAAYADICAELKRDFATVHIPVMALMNKAVLTAGGFETVQGLDDYILSPPDPVELKVRMDIAIKRSQQSFYASPLTGLPGGIVIEEMLNERIKNGTPFVAGHVDIDNFKSFNDKYGYLKGDRVIMQTAYMLSVSVRNHGNKSDFVGHIGGDDFVMITTPEKYNAICQNFICMFDTIVPFHYAPADRRKGYIQAKDRARKIRRIPIMSVTVAFVIKNGPLELNSIIEMNERIAEVKQYLKAIKGSKYMADRRIMEKGDHLTVRLFSNDESIVKSYKPLGQILIEKNIVTVEQLDSALKTHWKRGIMLGEVMKEMGLIDDAGLAEALMCQGNDLEGSEGTIPPAGDKYEQ is encoded by the coding sequence ATGAAAAAGACACGCAGGATACTCGTTATAGGCGGGGCCGACAATATCAACGCGGTCCTGCGGGCCTGTCTTGATAATACGCCGGGATATGATGTCGAGTACGATATCACCGGCGTCCCCGAACTATCCAGGATAACAAGATGTTCCCCTGACATGATACTTATCGACATGAGCGCGCCCGGTGCCGCTTACGCGGATATATGCGCTGAGCTTAAACGTGATTTCGCCACTGTCCATATTCCCGTGATGGCGCTCATGAATAAAGCGGTGCTTACCGCGGGCGGGTTCGAAACCGTCCAGGGTCTTGACGACTACATACTCTCGCCGCCTGATCCGGTGGAACTTAAAGTGCGGATGGATATAGCGATAAAAAGATCACAACAGAGTTTTTACGCGAGTCCGCTTACGGGTCTTCCCGGGGGGATAGTAATAGAGGAGATGTTGAACGAAAGAATAAAGAACGGGACACCTTTTGTCGCCGGCCATGTGGACATAGACAATTTCAAGTCGTTCAATGATAAATACGGGTACCTCAAGGGTGACCGCGTGATCATGCAGACGGCGTATATGCTGAGCGTGTCGGTCAGGAACCACGGGAACAAGTCCGATTTCGTGGGGCATATAGGGGGCGATGATTTCGTCATGATAACCACGCCTGAGAAGTATAATGCCATATGCCAGAATTTCATATGCATGTTCGATACCATCGTGCCTTTCCATTACGCGCCGGCGGACCGCAGGAAAGGGTATATACAGGCGAAGGACAGGGCCAGGAAGATAAGAAGGATACCTATCATGAGCGTTACCGTGGCGTTCGTTATAAAGAACGGGCCGCTTGAGCTCAACAGCATCATTGAGATGAACGAACGTATCGCCGAGGTTAAACAATATCTCAAGGCCATAAAGGGAAGCAAGTATATGGCCGATCGCAGGATAATGGAAAAAGGCGACCATCTCACGGTCAGGCTTTTCAGTAATGACGAATCCATCGTGAAGAGTTATAAGCCGCTCGGGCAGATACTTATCGAGAAGAACATCGTGACGGTAGAGCAGCTTGACAGCGCCCTCAAGACTCACTGGAAGAGGGGGATAATGCTGGGAGAGGTGATGAAGGAAATGGGGCTTATAGATGACGCGGGTCTGGCTGAAGCCCTTATGTGCCAGGGGAACGATCTGGAGGGCTCCGAAGGGACCATTCCGCCAGCGGGCGA
- a CDS encoding YraN family protein produces MALERTNRNIGMLGEQMAARFMRARGFRIIERNSRTPFGEIDIICVKNDLLVFVEVKTRISEKYGAPAFAINRYKARKLVENCSYYMAAHRHLPRSPRIDVITVNLDHRGGFKILRHIINAIHDTREG; encoded by the coding sequence ATGGCACTGGAAAGGACCAATAGAAATATCGGCATGCTGGGAGAACAGATGGCCGCGCGTTTCATGAGGGCGCGCGGGTTCCGGATAATCGAACGGAATTCACGCACGCCGTTCGGGGAGATCGATATCATATGCGTAAAGAACGACCTGCTTGTGTTCGTCGAGGTAAAGACACGCATATCAGAAAAATACGGCGCGCCCGCCTTCGCGATAAACAGGTATAAGGCCAGGAAACTCGTGGAGAACTGCAGCTATTACATGGCCGCCCATAGGCATCTGCCCCGTTCCCCGCGGATAGACGTCATCACCGTTAACCTTGACCATAGAGGCGGGTTCAAGATACTACGCCATATCATAAACGCTATTCATGACACTAGGGAGGGATAA
- a CDS encoding response regulator, which produces MPKIMVVDDQKNVCDLLAYVFENEGYEIICETSSVIALERVIKEKPDCVLLDLVMPDMDGIEFLIRVRKEISDIKIIIMTAHGDYDNATKCKELGAYAYIPKPFDVDVVKATIRKCLGISEDKLII; this is translated from the coding sequence ATGCCGAAAATCATGGTGGTCGATGATCAGAAGAACGTGTGTGACCTCTTGGCGTATGTATTCGAGAACGAGGGGTACGAGATAATCTGCGAAACGAGTTCCGTGATAGCCCTTGAGCGCGTGATCAAGGAGAAGCCTGATTGCGTGCTTCTTGACCTCGTCATGCCGGATATGGACGGCATTGAGTTCCTTATAAGGGTAAGAAAAGAGATCAGCGATATTAAGATCATAATAATGACAGCCCATGGTGATTATGATAACGCGACTAAATGCAAGGAGCTAGGGGCGTACGCCTATATACCCAAACCGTTCGATGTGGACGTTGTCAAAGCTACAATAAGAAAATGCCTCGGGATAAGCGAGGATAAACTGATCATTTGA